GAGTTTCATCCACGAATTTTCCTTAGACATTTTAACCTCCGAAAGTCTCATTATTTACTAAACTGACACTCCTAATGTCGGTCTTCAATTTGGTCATCTTTTTCATAGTCGATGATTCTTCCCAAAGCTTGCTGCAACTGATGTTCATCGATTgtgattatttatttttattttttgtctgCTCTGGATTTTACCGAATTATTTTGAGTTGGGTCTTTATTTTCCCTCATGGGTACTGCTCCAACCCAGTGCCCTTCTGGAATCACTGCAAATTTTCACGCCAAATTTGATAGCAGAACTGAGTTTTCATGCTCCAGTTTCCCCTCTACCCTTAATCTTTCGAAGCTTAACAGCCACCCCACATCAAAGGTATGCCAtcatttctctcttttcttttctttttttatttggcTTGTATATTCAATAGCATTTGTTAATAGATTCTTGGTTTCCTGAATTTTTTCTCGAATTGTGTTATTACGAATAGAAAGTGTTGAGTTCAATGTTGATTTCTTGTTGGATATATGTGGTTTTTATGCTGTGTCTTTGTACCCTTACTAAACGTTAGTATTTTTTTGTTGCAACTGTTTAACTGGAGTGATTTATTCCTGTGAAGGGAAAACGAGGGAATTGGAATTAGAATTTCATTTTTCTAAGGTTTTGGGTTGTCTTTGGAATGGTGAAATGGCCTTTTCCATTAGAGTACTGGATTTAATAATCTTGTTATTTTCAGTGAATGTCCCCAGAAAACCTGATCAAAACAagctgtatttttatttttatatttttactttgtCTGGAAGACTCACTATGTAAATGTCCTGGAAATTTTAGCTTTAGCTAGTTCTGACCAAGAAAAAACTGGTTTTTCTTGATTGATGGTTTTTCATCGCTCCCATGAGTGTATGTGCATGTGGATCTGAATTTACTAAATAGCGAAAGctattaatttgattttaatgtCTGATTTTTTGTGGTGCAGGGATTAGTAAATAAAATAGGCTCTTTGCCtgatattgatgatttgttctgGGAGAAAGCCCCTACACCTATACTTGATGTGGTTGAAAACCCCGCCCACTTGAAAAGCTTGAGTATCAAGGTTTGTGTTATGAGCCTTCTAATGTTTATATTTAGTATGCATAAGCCTTAAGCATGGTAAATTAAAGATTGTCTCTGCAGGAACTGAAATTACTAGCAGATGAAATCCGTTTGGAATTGTCTTCTACAAAGTCAAAAACTCAAAGATCCTTCAAGGCCAGTTTGGCAGCAGTTGAGTTGACAGTCGCATTACACTATGTTTTTCATGCTCCGGTGGACAAGATACTCTGGGATGCCGGGGAACAGGTAATGTCGTACTTCATGCAGTTCTTAACATGCTTCTACATCTTTCTATCTTGATGAGCAAATGGTGAATAAATTGAAGGAAGCACAATATTGTGTATTGCTCAATTTTTTGATCTATGATCTGCAATTATTTGTTCTGctagtttttctttttcttggcaGACATATGCACATAAAATTCTTACAGGAAGGCGGATCCTCATGCCTACGTTGAGACAAAAGAATGGTCTTTCTGGCTATACTTCTCGAACTGAGAGTGAATATGATCCTTTTGGGGCTGGGCATGGGTGTAACAGTATATCTGCTGGACTTGGTAGTATTTATTTGCCTACTCTTTGTCTATATTTTTATAGCTTTCATTGGTAGATTATTCTTTATCTTCAGAATGAAACTGGGAAATTGAGATTCCTGCTTCATATTAGGTATGGCAGTAGCGCGGGATATTAATGGCAAGCGGGAACGTGTAGTTACAGTAATTAACAATACCACAACTATGGCTGGTCAGGTCTATGAGGCCATGAGCAATGCTGGTTATTTGGATTCAAATCTGGTTGTGATCTTAAATGACAGCCGCCATTCTTTGCATCCAAAGATAGAAGAGGGCCCCAAGACATCCATCAATGCTCTATCCAGTACCCTTAGCAGGATCCAATCAAGTAAATCTTTTCGTAAGTTTAGAGAAGCTGCTAAGGTAAATTCTTATCTAGGAGTCCTTCCTACCTACTTGAGACTTGGATAAACATAAAAAAAGGCCTCTTTTTTGTTATTCCTTCccgttttattttattcatttgctAGTAGGACTGTACTTGAATATTCAAATATGAATCATATTAGAAGCTGTCTCTGCAAATGCAAGAGCATTTTGAATGTTGCCTGCTGTAACTGCTCTTTGCTTATTTTGTTCATACATTTTCATGAAGTCTGTGTGCATACATCCTattttatcacactatcaattaacaGGCCTTATAAATCCGTTGAGGATGATTGGAATTCAGGCATTCAGTGAACAATGGACTTTGAGAGTTATTTTGATGTAGTCTGTAAATAAGGtggtattaaaataaatgtttggaTTACAGAGGGTAATTGGGGTCCTTGGGCTGCATATTGGCAACAAAAAGATCATGTGATAGTAGTAATTTCCCTGATAATTTGATGATGTTCCACTGTCCAATTCCTAAAGAAATCTTAATGATAATTAAGCTGAAAAAGTACTTTATTTCCATTATCCATTGAATTAATAGATCTTTAACTTTCAGGATGTTACCAAAAGAATCGGTATGGGAATGCATGAACTAGCAGCCAAAGTTGATGAGTATGCACGTGGTATGATGGGTCCACTTGGATCAACTCTCTTTGAAGAGCTTGGGCTGTATTATATAGGTCCTGTTGATGGACACAAATTAGAAGATCTGATATGTGTTCTACAAGAAGTGGCGTCTCTGGATTCAATGGGTCCAGTGTTGATTCATGTGATAACAGAGGAAAATCAATGTTCAGAAGATAACCAAAAGAAAGTGACAGTGGAGAAGCAGCAAGAAGGTATGTCTCCTGTATACCCTTCAATGGTGTTTGTTCCCAAGGTTATTATCAATTCTTCTGCAATAACACTTTTGAGCCACAACTTTAACAAGGTATGTTGCTACTTTGATATGTAGAAATTTGTTTTTAACGACACGTAATACATATATCATTGTCCACTCTTCTTTAATATGTATATTGCAGGCATAGTGAACCTCTTTTCCCTCTGGTTGGTTAAATTATCCATGTTTTGTCATTTATCATACTCTAGTGCATTCTCAAGGATGCTACCTTCTGCTTTATAACAGAATCAAACTTTTGCCTTAACGCCCTAAGGAAAGCTGACTTGCTTACTGTACAGAACAGAATCTAAAAACAATATTTTGTGATTGTTTATGCTTGGTAACCTTTCCTTATCCATTCTCCTCAAAGGACAGTGTATGAAAAACCCTTTTGGTCTCTTGAACATTGCATGCTTACTGTTAACAACCTATCCTCACTgcactttctttgtattttcttacAGGTTTAAGTCTGAATGACATTTACTCTTTCTCGAATGATGGCCATTGCCGAACTTATAGTGACTGCTTGGTGGAAGCTTTGGTTATGGAGGCAGAGAAAGAAAAAGATATTGTAGTAGTTCATGCTGGAACAGAAATGGATCCATCACTTAGGTTATTCCGAGAAAGATTTTCCGACAGATTTTTTGATGTGGGAATGGCTGAGCAACATGCAGTTACATTTTCTGCTGGTTTATCATGTGGAGGGTTGAAGCCATTTTGTATAATTCCTTCTGCCTTCCTGCAGAGAGCTTACGATCAGGTTCTCTTTCTCTTTCCATCCCTCTGTGTGCACCAGGCACCCGTATgcatgagtttgaaaattcggtgTTCCTAAGTGTCATGCCATAAGGCCTTGTTCTACTGCATAGAAGTAGAAATGGATAAACTATTCCACAATGGATGAAATCTTTTTATACTTCAGGTTGTCCATGATGTAGATCGGCAGAGGATTCCTGTGCGATTTGTCATTACGAGTGCAGGATTGGTAGGATCTGATGGTCCGTTGCAGTGTGGGGCATTTGATATAACTTTCATGTCATGTTTGCCAAACATGATTGTCATGGCAGCATCGGATGAGGATGAGCTGATAGACATGGTTGCCACTGCTACCAGGATTGATGATCGGCCAGTCTGCTTTCGGTACCCAAGGGGTGCCCTAGTGAGGACAGACTATCCTATACATGGTGGAAGTGCTCTTGAGGTCATCGTTTCATGTCCTTGTTTCTAATTTATTGTTTCAGCTCTTTAAGTTTTATTAATTGGAAAAAAGCtgtatcatgtaatgccaataatAGTATTTAAAAGCTTTTAACACTACATTTTCATCAGTAAATTCTGATGGCAAAACTTTTCGGGTGCTGATCCCTCTTATGAAATTTTGACGGTAAAGCAGATTGGAACAGGAAAAG
Above is a genomic segment from Gossypium arboreum isolate Shixiya-1 chromosome 8, ASM2569848v2, whole genome shotgun sequence containing:
- the LOC108476132 gene encoding probable 1-deoxy-D-xylulose-5-phosphate synthase, chloroplastic isoform X2 — its product is MPGNSFSFSWQTYAHKILTGRRILMPTLRQKNGLSGYTSRTESEYDPFGAGHGCNSISAGLGMAVARDINGKRERVVTVINNTTTMAGQVYEAMSNAGYLDSNLVVILNDSRHSLHPKIEEGPKTSINALSSTLSRIQSSKSFRKFREAAKDVTKRIGMGMHELAAKVDEYARGMMGPLGSTLFEELGLYYIGPVDGHKLEDLICVLQEVASLDSMGPVLIHVITEENQCSEDNQKKVTVEKQQEGLSLNDIYSFSNDGHCRTYSDCLVEALVMEAEKEKDIVVVHAGTEMDPSLRLFRERFSDRFFDVGMAEQHAVTFSAGLSCGGLKPFCIIPSAFLQRAYDQVVHDVDRQRIPVRFVITSAGLVGSDGPLQCGAFDITFMSCLPNMIVMAASDEDELIDMVATATRIDDRPVCFRYPRGALVRTDYPIHGGSALEIGTGKVLVEGKDVALLGYGAMVQNCLKAQALLAKLGINVTVADARFCKPLDIKLLRWLCSNHDILITVEEGSVGGFSSHVAQFIALDGQLDGRLKWRPIVLPDNYIEHASPKEQLALAGLTGHHIAATTLSLLGRTREALLLIC
- the LOC108476132 gene encoding probable 1-deoxy-D-xylulose-5-phosphate synthase, chloroplastic isoform X1; this translates as MGTAPTQCPSGITANFHAKFDSRTEFSCSSFPSTLNLSKLNSHPTSKGLVNKIGSLPDIDDLFWEKAPTPILDVVENPAHLKSLSIKELKLLADEIRLELSSTKSKTQRSFKASLAAVELTVALHYVFHAPVDKILWDAGEQTYAHKILTGRRILMPTLRQKNGLSGYTSRTESEYDPFGAGHGCNSISAGLGMAVARDINGKRERVVTVINNTTTMAGQVYEAMSNAGYLDSNLVVILNDSRHSLHPKIEEGPKTSINALSSTLSRIQSSKSFRKFREAAKDVTKRIGMGMHELAAKVDEYARGMMGPLGSTLFEELGLYYIGPVDGHKLEDLICVLQEVASLDSMGPVLIHVITEENQCSEDNQKKVTVEKQQEGLSLNDIYSFSNDGHCRTYSDCLVEALVMEAEKEKDIVVVHAGTEMDPSLRLFRERFSDRFFDVGMAEQHAVTFSAGLSCGGLKPFCIIPSAFLQRAYDQVVHDVDRQRIPVRFVITSAGLVGSDGPLQCGAFDITFMSCLPNMIVMAASDEDELIDMVATATRIDDRPVCFRYPRGALVRTDYPIHGGSALEIGTGKVLVEGKDVALLGYGAMVQNCLKAQALLAKLGINVTVADARFCKPLDIKLLRWLCSNHDILITVEEGSVGGFSSHVAQFIALDGQLDGRLKWRPIVLPDNYIEHASPKEQLALAGLTGHHIAATTLSLLGRTREALLLIC